The window atcggtatgttacttgcccgagatttgatcgtcggtatccaatacctagttcaatctcgttaccggcaagtctctttactcgttctgtaatgcatcatcccgtaaccaactcattggtcacattgcttgcaaggcttataatgatgtgcattaccgagagggcccagagatacctctccgacgatcggagtgacaaaaccaaatctcgaaatacgccaactcaacatgtaccttcggagacacctgtagtactcctttataatcacccagttacgttgtgacgtttggtagtacccaaagtgttcctccggtaaacgggagttgcataatctcatagttacaggaacatgtataagtcatgaagaaagcaatagcaacatactaaatgatcaagtgctaggctaatggaatgggtcatgtcaatcacattattctcctaatgatgtgatcccattaatcaaatgacaacacatgtctatggttaggaaacttaaccatctttgatacaacgagctagtcaagtagaggcatactagtgacactatgtttgtctatgtattcacacatgtattatgtttccggttaatacaattctagcatgaataataaacatttatcatgaaataaggaaataaataataactttattatttcctctagggtatatttccttcagttatcggatgagccgaaagctcttcctcaggattgtgaattccatccgggagttcgacaactacttcaagtgcaagatggattgcactggcgctcttggattcacctccatccagaagtgcacgacagcgatgaggatgcttgcatatggagctcccagtgattcactcgacgactatgggcgcatggccgagtccactagcatagagtgtttctacaagttctgtcgggcagtggtggcagtgtttgggccacaatacttgagaacacccaatgcggaagacactgctcggatcctagcccagaatgcagcaagaggatttcctgggatgctaggAAGCAtcaactgcatgcattggaaatggaagaactacccatttggttggcaggggatgtacaaaggcgccaaacgcggttgcagtgtggtgcttgaggcggtagccacacaggacctctggatttggcactccttctttggtatgccaggaactcacaatgacatcaacgtgctgcagtgctctcctatttttgccaagctcgttgagggccattctcctccggtgaacttcgagatcaatgggcactaatacaacaaggggtactatctagctgacggcatctatccgagatggtcgacatttgtgaagacgatctcaaaccctgtggcaggaggcaagaacgcctggtttgcgaagcttcaggagacttgcaggaaggatgtcgagcgggcatttggtgttctccaatctcgattcgctattgttcggtaccccgctcagacctggtcgaaagatcaaatgtgggagatcatgacttgctgtgtcatcttgcacaacatgatcatcgagagcgagcaagaagacccagtgtttgacactgaaccatactacaggcagggtcctctagccgaagttgatcaccagctaccggcaacttggactgcctatctcagtatgcgtcaggagatccgagacccacaggtgcatcatcaactgcagaaagatctgattgagcacctatggaggctcaagggggacgccgtgtgatgaaatacgagtttttatttgttgaactatataatttgtattgaactatttgttgttgtagtattttgttgaagtatttgatttttctgtgatgaaatatgtgacaaggaataattgtgttgataattaaacgccgagacacggcgaaaccacgccgaatatgggcctattctcgcccatatgggccgtttattcgccgaaattgggctgcaaagtgggccaatttcaacgcctgggggcgacgactgggcgcgaaaccgcccccagcgccgagtgtatccccggctcgcccccagggggcaaTTTGTATGCGTCCtgggaggggagggggggggggcaacggCTGAAGATGCCCCAATGAGGTGGTTCATTTGCTGGCACGATCGAGTGAGCACGCTGCTCCCTGGACTTTCTGGCACGGTGTGCCTGATTGTATGCAGAGCATTGTAAATGAAAGTTTGTATTCTCAAAAAATAAAAACAATGAAAGTTTGTTGCATGAACGAATGAAAAATGAGCGGTgacaaaagagaaaaagaaacacgCGCCATGTGTTTTGCGTGCGTGCGTGCGAGTGGTGGCATGCAGCATGTGAGGCGCACATGGCCACAGCCTAGCTACCAAGTAGCTACAGTGCAAGTACGCTGAACTAGCCATGGAGTTGCTGCTACTCGTGTTTCCCCTTTTGAGCTAAAATAAAGAACATACTGAGGTGACTTTGGGTCTTAAGTACTTTGTTTGATATCCGGTCAGGCGTTCCCTACCTAACCTACTGGTACTTTGTACTTGGTaggtaagtactccctccgttccaaaatagatgacccaactttatactaagttTAGTataaaagttgggtcatctattttagaacggagggagtactacgtacATCCTATCCAGTACGCGTACGTACGCTGCATTCATTGGACACGCGGTTTATCAGCCAGTTTACGACAGTAGTATACTGGAGGATGAGCAGTAAATTACACGAGCAACCTGTCATGCACAAAAAACGTTAGCGGAACACAAAAAGCGCTAGCGGAAGCCGGAAGAGAAACAAGCACGAAGAAGCCAGGCAATAGCGCGGATAGACTTTGGTGCTACTGGAGTAGTATTTAACCAACCTTAAGCACCTGCTTTCTCCTACATCGTACTACCACCGTACGTGCTCTTTCCATGCATATCATGGCTTCCCGTCTAGTACCTGCTAGCGTAACCTCAACGAGTGTCTTTCACCAGCTCGTCAGCGTTCTCTTCCTCCTGCTCCTTGTCGGCGACAATGGCTGTGCCGCTGCCACCGAAGCTCTGGCAACGGGGATAGCATCGCCAGTGACGGCGGTTCCGTTTGACGTCGGGGTGATACTGGACCTGGCCACGGGGCTGGGGAAGAAGAGCCTGCTCAGCATGGAGATGGCGGTCCGCGACTTCTATGCCGCGCATCCCCAATACACCACCAGGGTGAAGCTCCATGTCAGGGACTCCAACCGTGACGTGGTCACCGCCGCATCCACAGGTATTCCATCTACGCTAAACTCCTACAGTAGTAATCACGGTCCACTTGGCTATTATGCATGTCAGTGATAAACCACTTGCAATGATGATTATCCAAGACACATAAACGTCCGATGCTTTCAAATTTTTGCCTTGCTAGCCACCATAGCCACGGGAGGACGAGGATCGTGTGCCGATCTAGAATTTTGGGCTAGAGCGGGCAAATAGTCATTTTTTCATTTGAATTATGGGCCAGCTGGTcttattttctactccctctgttcctaaataattgtttttctagagatttcaacaaatgactacatacgaagtaaaatgagtgaatctacaatttaaaacatgtctacatacatccgtatgttgtagtctatttgagatggctagaaagacaaatatttaggaacggagggagtagtttgctgTTATCTCTACTAGTATTTAAGGTCGGGTGGGGGATCTCAGGCACAATGATTCTCTCACTTAAATCACCCAACGTTGGGGTTACTGACACGTGGGCCCCAGAACGTCTCAGCTACACAAAGTAAGGTGACTTGTTTGAGAATCTGTCTCCCCCGTGAACTCCTATATCCACCACTTCGTTGTGACTTTTATTTCGTGATGCGTTTTCTGCAACATCAAGACCACACCACCTTTAACTAACAAAAATAGCGTACAAAAACATAGACTACGATCCGACGTTGTCGAACTATggttcccctgtctcctgttactgaAATGGTTACCAAGTTAGAGACACCGGTATAGACAAGGGCAGGAGAGAGCTTCCCGTCTGTGGCTAGTGTTTTTCGCACGCCTTCAGATTCCCTGTCTCCTACTATTTCCTTCATCGCATAAAATACCTTTTCCTATTGAGATATTTTGAGATTTTAAACCAAGAAAAACAACAATTGTTAGAGATAACATCAAGAGACAATATATTGTACTATTTGGATTCTCTAGATGACATATAATGCTTATGAAAAATATCGCCCTATCTACCATTGTACTGCTCTTAGGCGTCCCGTTGAGTTGGGTTGCTATACTAATGAAATAGGACCAATAGGAAAAATATAATTTCATCTCAAGAATGAAACTAAACGGCAAAATTTAGCTTGAAAATTAGTATTTAGACTAGATAATGGCCTGGCCGGTCAGTTGAAACAGGAGAATAAATAATTTGTCTGCAAGCATCATGATCATCCAGCCGTTTATTGTTAGTGTGATTACGTACAAAAATAGCAATTTAATTGTACTGATTGACTTGTAAAAAGCATGATTTTATTTTGGTAAGTCAATAAGAAATTACAAAATACAAAACCTTATAATAGATCTGATATTTTTGCAAAAAAGAGAACTACAAAGCCTTATGTATTTTTTAAATTGGAGAGAAGATACAGCTTGAAACTATAATTTATTATGAAACGAATGGTATGATTTTTTGTGACATAATACACCATTATTTGTCATCCATTGATCGTTAAATTTGAACGTCGAAATACAATGTGCCATGAAGATAGGGAACAAGCGAGTCCTATTATGAAATATTTTGTTAAGCAAACTATAGTTTTAACAGAGAAATGAAAATATAAATGGCAATCTATAGTTGCAAGATTACTTCATTTAGACTATACAATTGCCAACTGGAGCATACATATTTTGTACGCAATCACAATGATTTACCAACCATTTCATTATTAACGTGGTGGCATACACTAAAATGATTGGGCAACTGAGTCAGTACTAATTAACTTTAAGAGATGGGTCATTTGATGCGGTTGTTAAGAAAAATCGGTGGAAATTTTTGACTTGGCAAAACCTAAAGCAGAAGAAGGTGGGGGTagttaggctagccatagtggggagtaacttagactagtaacatacatatgttactagtccatgttacaatagtgggaagtgtcataggtgtagtaacatgcatatcttcatttattgctttgtagactcattttgtattggaaaccgctatgtgatggtaacatattatgttactctatttgtctctctcctctttaattacatgacacgtcatcttttttgcttatgtggcatctatgttactacttatgttactcccactatgactagccttagggAGAGagaaaggttggactatgtaaagAAATATATTGCACGGTGTTATCTCATTTCATGTTAAAAAAAAAGCAGCACTACCCCATATTTTATTAGCTAACCAAATAAAATATTGTTTTCTTGGTAAACTCAATAAATAGCAATTCATTTGACAGTTATACTTGACTTTTATACATAATCACATTAAAATGAAATGAAAGgtaaatataatataatataatatgtGTGCCTCATTGCGACTTACGGGCAACTATTAATAGGAGAGATTCAAGTAGGAGAAATTCCTATATCCTATATCATATGTATGTCTACCACTTCACTATACAATTATGAATGATATAAGACCCACCTCAACCGCAATCATGCATGAAAAAAGAGCAACCGAACCATTCAACCGTGTATGGGAAAATATTTTGCATTTTATTATTATACCTATACTCAATAATTATGGTTGGAACTATACATAATAGAACCAAGTCATATGTATTTTTAAGTTTGGTTGTCATGTTATCAACCGAAATTTTTGTCAACTAATTCCGGCTTGAAGGCACAGAGTATCCTTTAGTTTGTTAAATTGATGAGATATATACTCCCACACCGTTTTGGCACCCGCCTGCATCCACAACGCGCAACAGCCCAGCTTTCCACGCCCACGGTCACCTCTGCTCCGACATCATGAGATCTTCCTCCGGCTGCTGGTCCGCTCGCTTGCCATACTGGAAGAAAATCTTATGCGACCCGGGTCGCACCCTCCCGATCATGAGACCGTCCGGACACCTGGCTTAACGAATTTCAGAGTTGTTAGATCAGTTATCCTCAAATCCCATATCCCCTTTTCTTCTCTGAAGCCCACATTcgctcatcgccgccgccgccagcgcaaATCTTATTCTTGCTCATCGCTGCCGCATTGGAGCTTCGTCCCCACTGCTAACAGAAATATCTGCCTCCTCAAGGACCTCCAGATCTGCGAGTTGGGTGCTGTCTCATCGTAAACTTTATCCGATTCTACATTTCATCAAAAAAAGTTCCATGCATTCCGGCAAGCTCCCTTGTTTGGCTTCCGTTGTTTCTTCCTCTTTTGGGTGGCCAGTGGCCAAACGGTCATCCCAGGAAGGCGCATCCAGGCAAACGGGCAGACTATACACAAATTTATTCATGATGAATGTGTTCTTAGTATGGTTATGTTATACAATTataaagagatgtcatttgatcaTTGATCGTATTTTGCTTAATTACAGTTCTTCTAAGGCAAAGCTCCAGAACCAATTTTAATTAACCGGAAATACAAGTAGTAAACCTGGAAAAATATACCGGTCTATGTCATGTGCATGTTATCATTGACTGTTAATTTCTAGCATACGAGAAGCCAAGTAGAGTCAAACCTCTAGAAAACACATTGATTTCACATATTTTCTGAAGTGTATGGTTTTACTTTATTTTTACTACACATGCCAGATGTGATGAATGCTTTTTTGAACTAAGTTGATCATCATTTTGTATTACAGCAATGGATCTCATCAACATAAAAAAGGTTGGGGTTGTTATCGGTCCGCAGAACACTTTACAAGCGGAATTCTTGACCTACCTAGCAAATAAGACAAAGGTTCCCATCATCACTTCCTCTGCAACAGGTGATACAGTTACTCAATATCACGCCCCACACTTCCTTCGTGCTTGTGTCAAGAGCTCCTTCCAAGCAGCTTCAGTTTCCGCCTTTGTTAAGTCCTATGGATGGAAAAATGTTGTTCTTGTCTATGAGGACAACAACTATGGTGTTGGCATTCTCCCTTCCTTAACTGACGCCCTTGAAGCTGTTGATGTCCATGTCATTAACCGTTCTGCCATCCCTACTTCTTCCCTTGATGATCGCATTGATGCTGAACTATACAAGCTCATGACCATGCAGACACGTGTCTTCATCGTCCATATGTTGCCAGCCGATGCTTCCCACTTATTTTCTCGGGCTTCGGCAATTGGTATGCTGACTGAAGGGTATGTCTGGATTGTCACGGACGATATTAGCATTGCCCTTGATGTGCTTCCACAACATACCATTGAAACCATGCTGGGTGTTGTTGGTTTCCGGCCATATATAGTAAAGTCCACAAGGATTACTGGTTTCGTGGATCGGTTTGTCACTCTATACAGAACCAAATACCATCAAGGTTCTGATGTTAGGATGGCAAAACCGACCATGTTCCAATATTGGGCATATGATGTGGTATGGGCAATTGCATTCGCAATAGAGAAATCCAAGAGGTCCAAATCCTTAAACCGAGGATCTGCTACAAGTTATATGGGCAAGTTAGTAGATGATCTGCAACCATCTCGTGTCGGCTCCGATTTTCTAACATCCATAATGGGTGGGGAGTTTAGTGGATTAGCTGGGAGATTCAGGTTTATTGATAGGCATTTGCCCGTTCCACCATATGAAATCGTCAATGTGATTGAAGAGAAAATTAGACGCATTGGGTTTTGGAGCCCTGGTTATGGACTATCACTTTTTCTCAACTCTAGCACTAGACCAGGACAAGCTAGATATAAGACAAGAGCTGGTCAAGTCCTGAGAGCTGTCATTTGGCCAGGTGATTCAATAACAGTGCCCAGAGGTTGGGACTTCCCAGTAAATGGCAAGATACTGGAGATTGCTGTGCCAGTGAGACGGGATTTTAAGTTTTTTGTGAATGTCCAGAATCCTAACTCTAGTACACAAATTGTCACTGGCTACTGCATTGATGTCTTTGAGGCTGCTGTGAAGAAACTACCATATGCACTACCCTTCAAGTACATGCCCTACGATTGTGCAAATTCATATGATAACCTGGTATCACAGGTTTACTTCAAGGTTAGCGCGGATTATTTTATAACCTTAACCAACTAATTTCCTTGCCTTTGAATTCCAAATATTATTCATGTTATTGACTAATTTGTATTGATTTCATGCTGTGGTGGTAGACATATGATGGAGCAGTGGGTGATGTGACAATTATTGCCAATCGGACTAGGTATGTGGACTTCACAGTGCCATAC is drawn from Triticum dicoccoides isolate Atlit2015 ecotype Zavitan chromosome 6B, WEW_v2.0, whole genome shotgun sequence and contains these coding sequences:
- the LOC119323034 gene encoding glutamate receptor 2.7-like, encoding MDLINIKKVGVVIGPQNTLQAEFLTYLANKTKVPIITSSATGDTVTQYHAPHFLRACVKSSFQAASVSAFVKSYGWKNVVLVYEDNNYGVGILPSLTDALEAVDVHVINRSAIPTSSLDDRIDAELYKLMTMQTRVFIVHMLPADASHLFSRASAIGMLTEGYVWIVTDDISIALDVLPQHTIETMLGVVGFRPYIVKSTRITGFVDRFVTLYRTKYHQGSDVRMAKPTMFQYWAYDVVWAIAFAIEKSKRSKSLNRGSATSYMGKLVDDLQPSRVGSDFLTSIMGGEFSGLAGRFRFIDRHLPVPPYEIVNVIEEKIRRIGFWSPGYGLSLFLNSSTRPGQARYKTRAGQVLRAVIWPGDSITVPRGWDFPVNGKILEIAVPVRRDFKFFVNVQNPNSSTQIVTGYCIDVFEAAVKKLPYALPFKYMPYDCANSYDNLVSQVYFKTYDGAVGDVTIIANRTRYVDFTVPYTESGVSMLVLARKDEDEPTMWIFLKPLTTDLWVAMAMFMVFTSIVVCMIEKPTNDQAKGSRWKQLNTYVYFAFSIVTSTHDRKFKSLQSKVTVVSWCFVMLVIVQSYTASLSSMLTANRLQASVTDPIQLLHNGNYVGYQNGSFVHSMLRTLHFEERKLKALSTQEEYADVLRKGSKRGGVSAIFDETPYINSFLSQHGKEFQKVGPIDRTVGFGFAFPKGSPLVEDLSNAMLNLIEGSEGSDIERKWFGDRILSLDYGTADTSFSRLSSRNFKGLFIINGCVLGVMFLINCSRYAYGKYTAKRNVAATSDDEAQTSPICNSIPAI